In Gopherus evgoodei ecotype Sinaloan lineage chromosome 10, rGopEvg1_v1.p, whole genome shotgun sequence, a single window of DNA contains:
- the ECI1 gene encoding enoyl-CoA delta isomerase 1, mitochondrial: protein MAAVAGTLVRRLLRSGPRPGLCGAGGREPGAAPRRAIGHGRVAVELDSSAGVAVMKMENLPVNSLSLDFLTEFLISLEKLENDRGCRGVILTSGAPKIFSAGLDIMEMYGKSAEHYAEFWKAVQEMWLRLYQSNMVTIAAINGSSPAGGCLMAMCCDYRIMAENPKYSIGLNETQLGIVAPFWFKDTMVNTIGNRATERSLELGLLYSPPEAHKIGLVDQLVPEEKIQSMAAAVMSQWLAIPDHARQITKSMMRKPTVDRLLTHRESDIQNFVSFITKDSIQKSLQMYMEMLKQRKG, encoded by the exons ATGGCGGCGGTGGCGGGGACCCTGGTCCGGCGGCTGCTCCGCTCAG GGCCGCGTCCGGGGCTGTGCGGAGCCGGAGGCCGAGAGCCGGGGGCTGCCCCGCGCAGAGCGATCGGGCACGGCCGGGTGGCGGTGGAGCTGGACAGCAGCGCCG GGGTAGCTGTGATGAAGATGGAGAACCTTCCTGTGAACAGCCTGAGCTTGGACTTTCTAACAGAGTTTCTAATAAgcctggagaaactggagaatgaCCGAGGCTGCAGAGGGGTCATCCTGACGTCA GGTGCCCCCAAAATCTTCTCCGCTGGCCTGGATATTATGGAGATGTACGGGAAGAGCGCAGAGCACTATGCAGAGTTCTGGAAGGCCGTTCAGGAGATGTGGCTCAGGCTGTACCAATCCAACATGGTGACAATAGCAGCTATCAAT GGGTCCAGTCCAGCAGGGGGCTGTCTGATGGCCATGTGCTGTGACTACAGAATCATGGCGGAGAACCCAAAATACAGCATTGGCCTGAACGAAACGCAGCTGGGTATTGTTGCACCTTTCTG GTTTAAGGATACAATGGTGAACACTATTGGAAACCGAGCTACAGAGCGTTCCCTCGAGCTGGGGCTCTTGTACTCCCCGCCTGAGGCCCATAAAATAGGCCTTGTAGATCAGTTAGTACCAGAGGAGAAGATACagagcatggctgctgctgtgaTGTCACAGTGGTTAGCTATTCCAG ACCACGCCCGTCAGATCACCAAGTCCATGATGAGGAAGCCGACTGTGGACCGTCTGCTCACCCACCGCGAATCTGACATTCAGAACTTTGTCAGCTTCATCACAAAAGACTCCATTCAAAAGTCTCTCCAGATGTACATGGAGATGCTAAAGcagaggaaaggctga